The following are encoded in a window of Bacillus sp. SORGH_AS_0510 genomic DNA:
- a CDS encoding GntP family permease: MQLFIILLSLGLLMFVAYRGFSVILFAPLCALLAVLLVDPSHVLPFFSGVFMEKMVGFIKSYFPVFLLGAIFGKVVEMSGIAESIAKTIVRWVGAKRAMLTIILLGAILTYSGVSLFVAVFAIYPFAAQMFREANIPKRLIPGTIALGAFTFTMDALPGTPQIQNVIPINFFKTDIYAAPTLGIIGAIFVLGLGLLYLETRRKKAEKAGEGYYGFGAENASALELAKAEEKEAVPDLTSQQSVLRQIMAFVPLVLVGVTNKLFITYIPKWYPNGFDFSAIGLKAYTVDVPAVAAIWAVELALVVGIVTSLAFDWKRVTVNFKEGLNLSIAGALLATMNTGAEYGFGGVISSLPGFTKISDAISSTFTNPLVNGAVTTSSLAGITGSASGGMGIALGAMADKYNQAIAAANIPPEVMHRVVAMASGGMDTLPHNGAVITLLAVTGLTHKQSYRDIFAVTVIKTVAVFFVIAIYSMFNII, from the coding sequence ATGCAATTATTTATTATTCTTTTGTCGCTTGGGCTATTGATGTTCGTAGCGTACCGTGGTTTCTCAGTTATTTTATTTGCACCACTTTGCGCCCTTTTAGCCGTATTACTTGTTGACCCAAGTCATGTTTTACCGTTTTTCTCCGGTGTATTTATGGAAAAAATGGTCGGATTCATTAAATCTTATTTTCCTGTCTTTTTACTAGGAGCAATTTTTGGAAAAGTTGTTGAAATGTCAGGTATTGCTGAATCAATTGCTAAAACAATTGTCCGTTGGGTTGGTGCCAAACGTGCGATGCTCACTATCATTTTACTAGGTGCAATTTTAACCTATAGCGGCGTAAGCTTATTCGTAGCCGTATTTGCTATCTATCCATTTGCTGCTCAAATGTTTAGAGAAGCAAATATCCCAAAACGTTTAATCCCTGGAACCATCGCTCTCGGTGCTTTTACCTTCACGATGGACGCATTACCAGGTACACCACAAATCCAAAACGTTATCCCAATTAACTTTTTCAAAACAGATATCTACGCAGCACCAACACTTGGTATTATCGGAGCTATCTTCGTCTTAGGTCTAGGACTTCTCTATCTTGAAACAAGAAGGAAAAAGGCAGAAAAAGCGGGCGAGGGCTACTATGGCTTCGGTGCAGAGAATGCATCCGCTTTGGAGTTGGCAAAAGCAGAGGAAAAAGAAGCGGTGCCAGATTTAACTTCACAACAATCTGTTCTACGACAAATCATGGCGTTTGTGCCTCTTGTGCTTGTAGGAGTGACAAATAAATTGTTCATTACCTATATTCCTAAATGGTATCCGAATGGGTTTGACTTTTCTGCTATCGGCTTAAAAGCATATACGGTCGATGTACCAGCAGTAGCGGCAATTTGGGCAGTTGAGCTGGCATTAGTTGTCGGGATCGTCACATCCCTTGCGTTTGATTGGAAACGTGTAACCGTGAACTTTAAAGAAGGTTTAAACCTAAGTATTGCTGGTGCGTTACTTGCGACCATGAATACAGGTGCAGAATACGGTTTTGGTGGCGTTATTTCTTCTCTTCCAGGGTTTACAAAAATCAGTGATGCGATTTCAAGTACATTTACAAATCCGCTTGTTAATGGTGCTGTCACTACGAGTTCCCTTGCTGGTATTACTGGATCGGCATCTGGGGGAATGGGAATTGCGCTTGGTGCGATGGCGGATAAGTACAATCAGGCGATTGCTGCTGCAAATATTCCTCCAGAAGTCATGCACCGTGTGGTAGCGATGGCATCCGGTGGTATGGATACACTGCCGCATAATGGAGCCGTTATTACCCTGTTAGCTGTTACAGGTTTGACGCATAAGCAGTCCTACCGTGACATCTTCGCAGTAACCGTCATTAAGACAGTAGCGGTATTCTTTGTTATCGCGATCTACTCTATGTTTAACATCATTTAA